Within the Amyelois transitella isolate CPQ chromosome 3, ilAmyTran1.1, whole genome shotgun sequence genome, the region CTTGAGCCGACTCGCAACTCATGGACTTTTGGTTAAACAAACGCTTTAGAATACAATTAGATAAATACCTCTTATTATCATATCTACTCTGTAACAAATCCCAACACTTTTTGTAGTTATCATGCGTAATTGGAATGTGTTTAATTAACTGTTCAGCTTCACCTCTTACTTGCGTCTTCAGATAATGTAGTCGCTGAACGTCGTCGAGTGCAGAGTTGTTATGGATGAGTGACGTAAACAAATCCTTGAAAGACGACCATTCGGTATACTTGCCactgaaaatttttatagttatcTTCGGTAATCTTACAAGTGATTCTTTATTCTTGTCTGAATTCTCTTTCAAACTCGATGACGCGGTAGACACATTCGGTGATAAGGCTTTCAGTGCAGATTTCAACTCGGTTTTATAACTTAAATACATTTCATAGCCTATATTGTATATGTCACTTTCTATATAACCTTCAGTATCTTCATATGTAGCTATAATGTATTCATGCTTGTCAGAGAATTTATCTATAATTGTTTCCAAACTTTCTAATCGCGTCAAAACATAAGATTCAGTAATTCTTTCTTTCGgagactttttaaaattacttcttcCCTTTTCTATTTGACTGAATAATTGTTTCATTACTCTAATACAGCCCTCCATGATTGACAgatgtaattataaatgtcaccaattattttttcaaaatttgtctATGTTCTGTTTTTTATTGATCAAAATTTTCTAAGTGTTTGGACTTATTTGTCACCGCTATGAAATCGGGCATAGATTCCTCGTCTCGTCACTTCTTACCGAATTATTCTAAGTCCCAGAATCTACACTATGAAATTTTACAAGTCCCACTACTTCTATCTTGAAATTTTTCTAAGTCTTTACACAGTTAAAAGTACTTACAGTTTTTCTTGCTCACTTACTGCACTTCACTGTACTAGCCGACAGATGGCGCTGCATGCACCTGATCTTCTTTGGACTGGTTCCACACCACTAGCTTCACTCTATATTTAGGAAACTGCCAAATGCTTCACATTCTTCAAAATATATCCGACTCGTTAGGACCCTTAAACAAGAGTATATCGAGCCAAGGCAGCTTGAATGAAACTCAGACTCCCGGAACgaagacatttatttaaaaatcacctttctatttatgtttgtatcaaaacaaaaccatATCGCGTTTCAAAACGGgataacgccatctattattataaaattaaactaaacttatacatatattaaaaccaaaattaGACAACCACCATTAAAAGTATTTGTGAAGAATGGGAAATTCCTGATGAAATAATTGTGGCCGTCACTACAGACAATGGTGCAAATATAGTAAAAGCCATTGAATTAGCATTTGGAAGAGCAAAGCTTATTCGTTGCATAGCCCGCACATTAAACCTTGTTGTGCAAAATTCAGTCATggtgaatgaaataaaaatattcattgatAAAGTTCGCAGAATTGTACAATGGTTCCATCAGAGTGGAGTTGCTGCAGTCCAATTGACAAATTCTCAAAAGGCTGAAAATGTACCGGAAGGAAAAATTAAACACCTGGTAGGTGATATTTCAACGCGGTGGAATTCACAATTGCATATGCTTGAAAGGTTTATATGAGTGGGTCGATGAGCGGCATTTTGTTGAATTACCCTAATGCTCCTCCTATGATTCAAGCTAGTGAAATGATGAATATGCTGTACTGAAAGAGGTCCATCGCATGATTTGAgcattcaattaaaaatttcaataataaatgaatttaagaaaagatttgaacacatacaaaaagttcatttataaataattcattcatcaatACAGCAAAATTTTTGGACCctcgtttttaaaaattacacctTGATGACGGAGCATCTTTGGCAAGAACTATGAACTACATTAAACAATCCATTGAAGAAAACCGAGAACCTGAGGATTGCCCACTGTCAATAACTTCGGCCGCTGATGATGTCGATAATGATGACATTTGGGAAAACCACAACAAGTTGTTGTTGGAGACTATGAGAACCAGTCGAAGTCACATTCAGGCATCTGAATTAAGCTTGTACATAGTTGGGCCTCTAATAGGGTTAAAAGAAGAGGCTTTAGAATCCTGGAAAAGCTATGAGGGAGCTTATCCCAAACTCACACATTTGGCGTGTAAGCACCTATTGGTACCGGCTTCTTCGGCTCCTGCAGAGAGATTGCTCTCGAAAGCTGGCGCCATATTAACAAAGACCAGGAGCCGAATATTATCCAAACGCTTACCTAAGCTGTTATTTCTAAACTCGTTGCCTACGGATTtctaggtttttttttatttaaataatttatttacatacatacatatggtcacgtctatatcccttgaggagtagacagagccaacagtctttaaaagactgaatggccacgttcagctatttggcttaatgatagaattgagattcaaatagtgacaggttgctagtccatcgcctaaaaaagaatcccaagttgtaagcctatcccttagtcgccttttacgacatccatgggaaagagatggagtggtcctattttttttttgtattggtgccgggaaccacactgcaaataattttgttgattttttttaacttaaaccttttataatttaattattctaaAACTTTCATCTGTGTTGATTTTATAAGAACTTACTATTTCAGTACGAATATctagttaatttttatttaaaaaatttacttttgttgatttatgtgaaaaaaaaatgtaattgttttaaaactgtgttgaatatataagaatttactgtttctgttgtttattttaatgaataaatctattgatataatgtgtatggcgtttattttgacattaattgaaaaattaggaaaaatcttttaattttatgattattttcttaagaaatatcgattatttattaatcgattttttaagtAGAATGTTTGGGGAATCATAGTCTAACCGGTTTACTGACTGACGTGAGAATGATTTGACCGGATACGTTCAGTTTCCGATCCGtccacaaaaatataatgattgtTGTCAGTTGTCATCCACGACCATCAGTCCGTCAGTCAACCGGTTAGATGATAATTTTCCCATCATTCTGAACAATATGATGGACTGATCTGGCGCCAAACTGATCGTGTAACCCTTGCTTAGTAAATGtctttgtttatatattttattattatgttcttgagtcatttttttatttttattgtttcattcaaagtttaattcattcatttcattggCGATTGGTGTTTGACAATGACAATGACAACAACATGacaacaaaacaacatttgcTTGTTTTGTTGCATTGCGCAATATTTTActgcaaaatattttcttctccAAAGTTCTCTGTGGATGATTCATAACATTTTCAAACCATATTTATATTGCAGCCACACCACGCATAACATCATTTCGTGTTAACATTTGTGTAAGCAAGTGCGTCGCTTATTTTTCCTCTGTGTGATTTGAGCCAAGGATTTGAGAGTGATTGTATATTGCTAGTGGAAGGTAAGTTTTTAATGTACTTCtagaaaaatgtaatttgGTGAATTGAATAACTCAAAACCATTAACGGCGAATAATAATTTGGCTTCCTTTTGACCTTTccctatttatttacatagttATACTTTGTGTCTagagattttttgtttttttcaaacttttacATTCAATCCTTTGTTGTCAAACACGTAAGACTATTTCACAATATAATTGTTGTATTGACGCTCCACATCAACAACCTGTGTACCTTTCGATCGATCGATTCGATCGAGGATTGGATAGATGGtatttaagatttatatttggCAAACAATAGCATAAAACCTCAAGGTGTttcagaaaatatttcattaataaaaatatatttggggtaaatttacaaattattatttatttgtcagctttatttactaaaaaaaatattacccaTGTGTAAGATgtttgatattatatttataaaagatacaCATTATCTGTATTTAATATAGTATGTAGATACATTGTTAACTCATATTGTTTTCACTGATAagcaagataaatatttatcaaagtaAGTTCCAATCACCAGAAGAACccaatattgtaataaattatttttgatgaaatgaaATCCACATCCAAATTCCTAAAGGTGTCTCAgtcatttgaatttgaaaactaTGCTCTACACAAACTTGCAGAATCACTCTTCATGAACTATgttcatacataaaaccacatctttatctcttacggcaAATACCTCCTGAACTTCATATGCAACATTTCACCAtataatttcatcataatttcttgatatttttaacCTGACTCAATCAATAGACAATGATTTCAAATTGTGGGATTCTCAAATTATTGTAGTTTTCAGCCATGGAAGACCTAGTAGCATACAAGGTTTATACATTTTGGAGGGAGGGCGCCAAGCCTGAAGTCCGTAGATTTGGAATTGAGAAGTCTGTTGTCACCAGTTTCCAGTATCTGAATGCAAAGCTGCAGGATGTGTTTCCTGGACTCAAGACAAGAAACTATGTTGTCACCTGGAAAGGTATGATGCAGTTAAACCACTTAATATTGCTTCATTTAAGaaccataaatataatttatttggatgaattttgatgaaatttagtatatGGGTAGAATAAAACTTGGAAAAACATATAGTATTTGTATCCCGAAATTGCCACCGAAGTGAAGCCATGGGTGTAGCTAGTTTGAACTCAAAGTCTTAAGTTTCATAAGAtgccattttttttcaatttaggTTTTATTTGCATGCAGCTCATTTACCAAGACAAGGCATTTCAAATTGCTCCATATTTTGGTGGTCATATTCTAAATGACTTgcatattttcaacaaattataaaattttgtaactagtttgcatttttgtaaaacttaaaatatttgattgacAATATACTAACCTTCTAAtgttcttaatttgaaaacatGTACACTCTAGGCCATTTAccatttttttgcaattttttttctagatgagGAAGATGATGACATCACCATTTCATCAGATGAAGAGGTGATAGCTGCTCTGACAGCAATCACTCCAAATTCAAACATCATCAAGCTGTTTGTCCACTGCAAGGACGATGAGAAGAAAGATGACGATGATGTGGAAGTTGTGATAACAGCTCATACTCAGGGATTGAATGGTaagtgataaataataaagaaatatgggACAAATTTGACAGATTGAGACGAAGGAATTTCGAATTTTGTGTTAAGAGCAATACTAatgaatacttaaataaataaacatccaagaccggaaaaagttcttttacCATCATGGTCTTACCAGGAACCAACTTAACTGACTTTATCTGTAATAcaaatcttatatttttaatgtatcaGTGATGGCATTTATGTGGCAAGATGACTAAACAGATTCGTAtcaggttatttttatttaaaataaataattccatGAGGGCAAGCTATGTTTCATGCAAATTAGACAACCAGTTTGTTGTTAAACATGTTAATTCACTGTCGCCTGATGGAACACAGAATTATCTCCTGTAATTATAGAGCcctttattcatataataaaatgagaaGATCGACTTTCAGTGGGCAGGATAAGTCTAATAATAACTAGAATTTGGGGATACGGTGGtgaagaataataattattttacaagttataattatattttactctgtCTCAGTAATTATAGTATTGAAATTCAGTTACAATATTTCATCAATGCGTtcctgtgggaatttcgggaaattttTTAAGCCCCCTATCATTCATTGTCCAAGGACACATATATTCCAAATGCCAGCTCCTACGGCCTGTAAAGGAAGAGGTATAATATCTTTTCGAGCCTGTTGCCtcctgtctatcccgtaagtctatatgtatgtatgtggtacCATGGTTGAATCAAACAATTCTTTGTAAATTCATTTATAagttatagttttattatagttgGGTATTGTACTCTCAAGTTCTTTCTGCTTAGAGAAATTAGTGAGCGAAGCGACTTGATAAgtaaaagttttgttttattaaccaagtttgttatgttattaaaatgtattatgcTTACAAGACcacatatttattacacaCATAGTGTATGTAGGCAACAGTATCACGCGCTAGTGACTTTGTTTTGGTAAGTAAGCAGCCAAGGCCACGCGCTCTAAAggaaattattactttatgtTGAATAGCATCAATATGGTTATGAATTTCGGCTTCGGTCTTTACCATTTTGATGTGTTACTTGATTCagagaaatattttcttacggGCGCGGTATAGAGATGAATCGCGAGCAGTAGACATTACTAATATAATCCTTAACGATTTTAAGGATTATATAAGTAATGTCTATTGGCTATTTCCGGCTTGGGCACGAGTCTTGGAGGCTTATCTGTACGTAATACATGCATACCGTAGGTACCATATGTAGGCAGTCTATGGATTTTCACTTGCTACTATCTTTACAGACCAttagtaagtataaaatatattttaaaaaatatagcgCTGAGTCATAGTATCCCATAAGTTTCAAAGCTTGTGTAATTGTTTCTgaa harbors:
- the LOC132902676 gene encoding uncharacterized protein LOC132902676 is translated as MNYIKQSIEENREPEDCPLSITSAADDVDNDDIWENHNKLLLETMRTSRSHIQASELSLYIVGPLIGLKEEALESWKSYEGAYPKLTHLACKHLLVPASSAPAERLLSKAGAILTKTRSRILSKRLPKLLFLNSLPTDF